From Microcystis aeruginosa NIES-2549, a single genomic window includes:
- a CDS encoding M6 family metalloprotease domain-containing protein, producing MSAIFGETVIFQQDNGLDVELVVFGDEFYARYETKDGYTAVYDPERGLYCYAVLLNGRFASSGVPISKHPPSDIRRGLKEAETIRNEKFERRYADLRPPQPGAAANVARTLGPNNGLLEGRRVSEGHIRGLTVLVEFADLTSAVTAADVEAMLNAPNYRENGNFCSVREYYHLMSNGKLDYSNVVVGPIKLSQNQRYYVQNLLCREALDKVVNQLRINLSQFDSCGESIVDALSFMYAGRTVYEGNLWPHNSELNLIYNGIKVRYYTIQSLGRERVDLSIGTFCHESGHLLCRLPDLYDYGSRDGDFEKSAGMGYYCLMSAGNHLNNGHTPAPICGYLRDLVGWCDRQVRLNSPGVYESKQGDYGTLMKYETDRANEYFIIENRTQRGLDAYLPDSGLAVYHCDTLGSNEWQGGTRERHYQCGLLQADGHLDIESNRNQGDSTDLFKRVDGVALSYATTPSTRDWDSSDSGLALADISEPGEVIRLKVGSLVPSNVVTGKVTADLLIPDNKREGISCAIAISQAGKVKSLSVSIDITHTYIGDLQVELQSPSGKKVLLHDRAGGSRRDWQQTYSSSSTPALSVLNGELIAGDWLLNVRDLASRDIGRLNRWNIEIEYESAGQVARGEVSPNLSIPDNTPTGISSAIAIAQSGTLKDISVGVVIPHTYIGDLLVEIVAPSGQSVTLHNISGGSKDNLRMTYDRTSTPALEALIGQPIQGNWSLRVKDLQRLDTGKLEKWSLQLMY from the coding sequence ATGAGTGCCATATTTGGAGAAACCGTAATCTTCCAACAAGACAATGGACTGGACGTGGAACTGGTCGTCTTCGGGGATGAATTCTATGCCCGTTATGAAACCAAGGACGGTTACACCGCCGTTTACGATCCAGAACGCGGACTCTACTGCTATGCCGTCTTACTGAACGGGCGATTTGCCTCCAGCGGCGTTCCCATCTCCAAGCACCCGCCCTCAGACATCCGGCGGGGACTGAAAGAAGCGGAAACTATTCGCAACGAAAAGTTTGAAAGGCGCTATGCCGACCTGCGACCGCCACAACCTGGTGCGGCTGCTAACGTGGCCAGGACTCTCGGACCTAACAATGGGCTGCTGGAAGGGCGGCGCGTCAGTGAGGGACACATTCGCGGCTTAACGGTGCTGGTTGAATTTGCCGACCTCACCAGTGCAGTTACCGCCGCCGACGTGGAGGCGATGTTAAACGCCCCCAACTATCGAGAAAACGGCAACTTCTGCTCGGTGCGCGAATACTACCACCTGATGTCCAACGGCAAATTGGACTACTCCAATGTGGTGGTGGGGCCGATTAAACTGAGCCAGAACCAACGCTACTACGTCCAGAACCTCCTCTGTCGGGAAGCCCTCGATAAAGTGGTCAACCAACTGAGGATCAATCTGTCTCAATTTGACTCTTGCGGTGAAAGCATCGTCGATGCCCTTAGCTTCATGTATGCCGGGCGCACCGTTTATGAAGGCAACCTCTGGCCCCATAACTCAGAACTTAACCTGATCTACAACGGCATCAAAGTTCGTTACTACACGATCCAGAGCTTAGGCCGCGAGCGAGTTGACCTGAGCATCGGCACCTTCTGCCATGAAAGCGGCCATCTTCTCTGCCGCCTCCCAGACTTATACGACTACGGATCTCGGGATGGCGATTTTGAGAAGAGTGCCGGCATGGGGTATTACTGCCTGATGTCCGCTGGCAACCACCTCAACAACGGCCACACCCCTGCCCCCATCTGCGGCTACTTGCGAGATCTGGTCGGGTGGTGTGATCGCCAAGTCCGCTTGAACTCTCCCGGTGTCTATGAGTCCAAACAGGGGGACTACGGCACCCTGATGAAATATGAAACTGATCGCGCCAATGAATACTTCATCATTGAAAACCGCACTCAACGCGGCTTAGATGCCTACCTCCCCGATAGCGGACTAGCGGTCTACCACTGCGATACTCTGGGGTCGAACGAGTGGCAGGGGGGAACCCGCGAGCGCCACTACCAATGTGGTTTGCTTCAAGCAGACGGGCATCTGGATATCGAAAGCAATCGCAACCAAGGAGATAGCACCGATCTGTTTAAACGAGTGGATGGCGTGGCCTTGTCTTACGCCACAACCCCTTCGACTCGGGACTGGGATAGCTCTGATTCAGGGCTGGCTCTTGCCGATATCTCAGAACCCGGTGAGGTGATCCGCCTCAAGGTGGGTTCGCTAGTCCCCTCCAACGTGGTGACGGGAAAGGTCACTGCTGACCTGCTCATTCCCGATAACAAGCGCGAAGGAATTAGCTGTGCGATCGCCATCAGCCAAGCGGGTAAAGTCAAAAGCCTGTCTGTCAGCATAGACATCACCCACACCTACATTGGCGACCTGCAAGTGGAGTTGCAGTCCCCATCTGGCAAGAAAGTCCTGCTCCACGACCGTGCTGGTGGCTCTCGTCGAGATTGGCAACAGACCTACAGTTCAAGCTCAACGCCAGCCTTGTCGGTTTTGAACGGCGAATTGATTGCGGGAGATTGGCTCTTGAACGTGCGAGATTTGGCCTCCCGTGACATCGGCCGGCTCAATCGCTGGAACATCGAAATTGAGTACGAGTCAGCGGGGCAAGTTGCCCGAGGTGAAGTGAGTCCGAACCTGTCAATTCCCGACAATACTCCCACAGGAATCAGCAGCGCCATCGCAATTGCCCAGTCAGGAACCCTCAAGGATATCTCTGTAGGGGTAGTCATCCCCCACACTTACATTGGCGACTTACTGGTGGAAATTGTGGCTCCCTCTGGTCAGAGTGTCACCCTGCATAATATTTCAGGCGGCAGTAAAGACAATCTGAGGATGACCTACGACCGGACATCTACTCCTGCTCTAGAAGCCTTGATCGGCCAACCGATTCAAGGCAACTGGTCGCTGCGGGTCAAAGACCTGCAACGTCTGGATACGGGCAAGCTAGAGAAATGGTCGCTGCAATTGATGTATTGA
- a CDS encoding alpha-amylase family glycosyl hydrolase — MKRLGVTALWISPIFKQVRFRETYHGYGIQNFLEVEPHFGSREDLQKVVQTAHANGIYVILDIILNHAGNVFSYLGEQDHPWTGEMYPVEGFNDKNGSPTIPFTKPDPQNPPDYDGALFPVELQAPDTFTRKGYIKNWDYDPEFREGDFFDLKDIDHGYGSADDYLVSPALRHLCEAYKYWIAYADIDGFRIDTVKHMDMGATRYFVSVIREFAQGIGKENFFLLGEITGGRKRAYETLELTGLSAALGIDDIPDKLEYLVKGYRNPNEYFSLFRNSELVNKSSHIWFRNKMVTSFDDHDQVRKGNQKARFCADADASKVVLNVLALNALTLGIPCIYYGSEQCFDGRGGSDRYIRESMFGGEFGAFRTRGLHFFNEDHLVYRELAKILEIRRQNILLRRGRQYLRPISAPDDGVRFNLPEMVNGQIRSVVPWSRIFDGKEMLLAINTDYDQPKTAWVTIDNDLHCAGDGLTCLYSTDATQIGQSVTVAARNGKAVLVTVPAAAFVIFE; from the coding sequence TTGAAACGATTGGGAGTGACGGCACTCTGGATTAGCCCTATTTTTAAACAGGTTCGGTTTCGGGAAACCTATCACGGCTACGGCATTCAGAATTTTTTAGAGGTGGAACCCCACTTTGGCAGCCGCGAGGACTTGCAGAAAGTGGTGCAAACTGCCCATGCCAACGGCATCTATGTGATTTTGGATATCATTTTGAATCACGCGGGCAACGTCTTTTCCTATTTGGGAGAACAGGATCATCCTTGGACTGGGGAGATGTACCCAGTTGAGGGCTTCAATGATAAAAACGGTAGTCCTACCATACCCTTTACCAAACCCGATCCGCAAAATCCCCCCGATTATGATGGGGCATTATTTCCGGTGGAATTGCAGGCTCCCGATACCTTTACCCGTAAGGGGTACATCAAAAATTGGGACTATGACCCCGAATTCCGGGAAGGAGATTTCTTTGACCTCAAGGACATCGATCACGGCTACGGTTCGGCCGATGATTACCTAGTATCCCCCGCCCTGCGCCACTTGTGTGAAGCCTATAAATACTGGATCGCCTACGCCGATATCGATGGCTTCCGCATTGATACCGTCAAGCACATGGACATGGGCGCGACTCGCTACTTTGTCTCGGTGATTCGCGAGTTTGCCCAAGGCATTGGCAAGGAAAATTTTTTCCTGCTGGGCGAGATTACCGGCGGACGCAAACGAGCCTACGAAACTCTGGAATTAACCGGACTCAGTGCCGCTTTAGGGATCGATGATATTCCCGATAAGCTGGAATATCTGGTCAAGGGATATCGCAATCCCAACGAATATTTCAGCCTGTTCCGTAACTCGGAGTTGGTCAATAAAAGTTCTCATATTTGGTTCCGCAATAAGATGGTGACTTCCTTTGACGACCACGATCAGGTACGCAAAGGCAATCAGAAAGCTCGTTTCTGTGCCGATGCCGATGCCTCGAAAGTCGTGCTGAATGTTTTAGCCTTAAATGCTTTAACTTTGGGCATTCCCTGCATCTATTACGGCAGCGAGCAATGTTTCGATGGGCGAGGAGGAAGCGATCGCTATATCCGGGAGTCGATGTTCGGCGGTGAATTTGGAGCGTTCCGAACTAGGGGGCTACATTTCTTCAATGAAGACCATCTGGTTTATCGGGAACTCGCCAAAATCCTAGAAATCCGCCGACAAAATATCCTGCTGCGGCGGGGTCGCCAATACCTGCGCCCGATTTCAGCACCCGATGACGGAGTCCGCTTCAACTTGCCAGAAATGGTGAATGGACAAATTCGATCGGTAGTACCCTGGTCCCGGATTTTCGATGGCAAAGAAATGCTACTGGCTATTAACACCGATTATGACCAGCCTAAAACTGCCTGGGTGACGATCGATAATGACCTGCACTGCGCGGGAGATGGGTTGACTTGCCTTTACTCGACGGACGCGACGCAGATTGGTCAGTCGGTGACAGTGGCAGCGCGGAATGGGAAGGCAGTATTGGTTACGGTTCCAGCGGCAGCATTTGTGATTTTTGAGTGA
- a CDS encoding transposase family protein has translation MKNYTWEYIQKYPKQTKRLLGIDYQQLEQLMALGKLIHRKNQSEIEKTKIRINQPGSGTPPKLSEEEQIVLMLVYLRHHLSFQILGLIFQVSESTAHNIFTYWQKLFEGELPPSLLEQIKKCQEEEIIIEQLRDYELIVDSAEQPVERPTDYQEQKIYYSGKQKRHTLKSQFIVLPKAEDIVDVVIGQPGPTSDIKICRQTLSKFDSQQTFIGDKAYLGENQIRTPDKKPKNGELTENQIKENKVLSSRRIFVEHLIRVVKVFKVVQERFRLNKSRYKSVLLTVCGLVRLRISALILEVIEGEQSGEVIDVIISHSFPSKLDFVSSNPD, from the coding sequence ATGAAAAACTACACTTGGGAATACATTCAAAAATATCCGAAACAAACTAAAAGACTATTAGGAATTGACTACCAACAACTAGAACAACTGATGGCACTTGGAAAACTTATACATCGGAAAAACCAATCAGAAATCGAAAAAACCAAAATTAGGATTAATCAACCAGGAAGCGGAACACCTCCTAAATTATCAGAAGAGGAACAAATTGTTCTAATGTTGGTTTATTTAAGACATCATCTAAGCTTTCAAATCTTAGGACTAATATTTCAAGTGAGTGAATCAACGGCTCATAATATCTTTACCTATTGGCAAAAACTTTTTGAAGGAGAGTTACCGCCAAGTTTGTTAGAACAAATAAAGAAGTGCCAAGAAGAGGAAATAATAATTGAACAATTAAGGGATTATGAGTTGATTGTCGATAGCGCAGAACAGCCCGTGGAGAGGCCGACCGATTATCAAGAACAAAAAATATATTATTCGGGAAAGCAAAAAAGACATACTTTAAAAAGTCAATTTATTGTCTTGCCAAAAGCTGAAGATATTGTTGATGTAGTTATTGGTCAACCTGGTCCGACGAGCGACATAAAAATCTGTCGGCAAACTTTAAGCAAATTCGATTCTCAACAAACTTTTATTGGAGATAAAGCTTACCTAGGAGAAAATCAAATCAGAACTCCTGATAAAAAACCTAAGAATGGAGAATTAACCGAGAATCAAATTAAAGAAAATAAAGTTTTATCATCTCGGCGAATTTTTGTTGAGCATTTAATTCGAGTTGTCAAAGTATTTAAAGTAGTTCAAGAAAGATTTAGATTAAATAAAAGTCGATATAAATCGGTTTTACTGACCGTTTGTGGCTTAGTAAGGTTGAGAATTAGTGCGCTAATTTTAGAAGTAATAGAAGGGGAGCAATCAGGGGAAGTAATTGACGTTATAATTAGCCATAGTTTTCCGTCAAAATTGGATTTTGTCTCTTCAAACCCTGATTAA
- a CDS encoding type II toxin-antitoxin system VapC family toxin: protein MIKVLFDTSVLVASILVNHEQHSACISWLTRVKRGEIQGYIGTHTLAELYAILSAFPAKPRLSPQLVQQLIKENLDSFEIISLTSDDYKAVINLMVTLNLRGGAIYDALIAYGSLKAEVDHLLTLNLKHFIRFGGRIEKISMEPR from the coding sequence GTGATTAAAGTTTTATTCGATACGTCGGTTTTGGTTGCATCTATTTTAGTCAACCATGAACAGCACTCAGCTTGTATTTCTTGGTTAACCAGAGTTAAACGAGGAGAAATTCAGGGTTATATTGGAACTCATACTCTTGCAGAACTCTACGCAATTTTATCGGCTTTTCCCGCAAAACCTCGTCTATCTCCTCAATTGGTACAACAATTAATTAAAGAAAATTTAGATTCCTTTGAGATTATTTCCTTAACAAGCGATGATTATAAAGCTGTAATTAATCTTATGGTAACTTTAAATTTAAGAGGAGGAGCGATTTATGATGCTTTAATTGCTTATGGTTCATTAAAAGCAGAAGTCGATCATTTATTAACTTTGAATCTCAAGCATTTTATCCGTTTTGGCGGGAGAATAGAGAAAATTTCGATGGAACCGCGATAA